CCCAGTATTTGTTCAGATAAGGAATAGAATCACCGGGAATAGCTTTATCCACTAAATCTCCATACCATTTACCATCAGAACCTAAAAAACGCGTGACGAAAGTTCCGTTTTTCTTTCTTTTGTCATTTGCACTGTACAGCTTATAAATACTGAAATTCTTATCAGTTCCCTGCGTATAAAACCGGACCTGATCACTATAAATCCCTACCATTCCAGGTACGCCGGTACGCGCTCCCCTGGGTGCCTGATTATTGCCCTGTCCTAAAGAATTGGACTTGAACTGCGCAGATAAAATATGTTCCTTCCCATTTTTAAAAGCAGGAAGAAAAACCTGCGAATAATCAGCAAACAGCTCATATTTATAAGGACTTGCACCCGGACTATAAGGATATGGCCCGGTCACTTCTTCGGCTTTTAAAACTGCCTCAGTCCATTTTCCCTGCGTCAGGTAAACTTTGGCGAGCAGCGATTTTGCCGCACCGGCTGTTGCCCTGCCCAGATCTGCACCACTGTAACTATCAGGCAAGGCCGATGCAGCATCAGACAAATCTTTCTCCACCTGCGCATAAACTCCGGTAACAGGTGTTTGTTCAATGGCAAAATCAGTAATCGTCACCCCTTCCTGATCATGTAAAATCAACGGAACAGCTCCATACAGGCGCACCAGGTTGAAATAATACAGGCCACGCAGTAATTTTGCTTCCCCAACCAGTCTTTTCTTCAGCTCGTCCGTTAAAGCAGGATCTGCAATTACCGGAACCTTATCAATCGCAATATTTGCTTTCTTGATTCCTGCATAATGCTGCTGCCATAACTGTAATACCCGCAATCCGGTAGAAGAGTGATTGAGTACTGCCTGAGAGCGGACGTCGGGATTAGTTGCACCTGGTCCCGGGTCCAGATCATCAGACATAAAGTCCATACCTGTGGCAAACAGTGTATTATAAGGCGTCTGAACCGAAGTACCGCCAGAGTTTAAAAGAAAATAAACTGCATTTACCGCATTAACAGCATCTGCTTTGGTTTTATAGTATTCCTGCGCCGGAATAAAAGAATCAGGATTTTCTTTAAGTTTCGCACAGGAACTGATTATTCCGGCTATCAGAACCAGTAGAAAATATTTATCATTCGTTTTCATCATCATATCAAATTAAAAGGAAAGTGCAGCACCACCCATGATGGTCTTACTATTAGGATAAACACCATTATCCACGCCCGAATTGATCGCAGATTGTCCGTTGTAATTAGCTTCCGGATCATAACCTGTATATTTAGTCCAGGTCCATAAATTCTGTGCAGAAACATAAAATCTGATAGACTTTATCCCTGCTTTGTTTAATAATTTATGGGGCAGTGTATAGCCAAACGTGATGTTTTTCAGCCGCAGATAAGAGGCATCTTCTATAAATCTGTCTGAAATTGTCACAGCCGGATCGGTATAAGCATTATGCACATCTGTATTGGTATTGGTGGCCGTATAACGATTCAGTAAAGTGCGTGGCGCATTCGTATAACCTGTACCCAGTTCTAATGTTCCATTGTTCTGATTGTACAGCTTATTGCCATAAGAAGTCTGAAAAAACACCGACAGATCAAACCCGCTGAAACTGAAATTGTTGGTAATCCCTCCTGTAAACAAAGGCTGATTGGAAATGATATACCTGTCTCCTGCCTGTGTGATCTTACCATCACCATTCTTGTCTTTATATTGCTGTGCACCAGCAGTTTTATTACCCGAAGGAGTTAAAGCCTGAGCTGGCAGAGTCCCTGCAGGAATCAATCCGTCAGTTTTGTAGACGATAAAAGAGCCGATAGGATAACCAACTGCTGCAACTGACGGTAATGAACTATCTGGTATTAATTGACTTACATTATCCAGACTAAGCACTTTATTCCTGTTCAGGGCAAAGATTAAGCTGGTAGACCACTTGAGTTCGCCAACCAGGTTTTTAGTATTTAAGCCCAGTTCAAAACCCTTATTCTGTACTGCGCCGATATTCTGATAAATCTGGCTCTGGAGCGAAGAAAAATCAAACAAGCCACTTGTGGCCGGTACAGTAATGTTATAGAGCAAATCGGTAGTTTTCTTATAGTACACATCAGCTACCAGGTTAATCCGGTTATTGAACAAGGCCAGATCAACACCCAGATTATACTGTGCTGTTTTTTCCCAGGTCAGATTACGGTTGGCATTGGTTCCGGGAGCATATCCCGAGGCATTATTGCCATTGAAGTTATATCTGTAAAAAGCCTCTCTGGAATAAGACTGATAAGGTGGAATCTCCTGATTACCGGTCAATCCGGCACTGAACCGCAGTTTCAAATTAGATATAGCTGTGTTCCCTTTTAAAAAATCTTCCTCAATCACATTCCAGGCTAATGCTGCAGACGGAAATGTTCCCCATTGATGACCGTCCGAAAAACGGGAAGACCCATCTGCACGCAGGGTTAAAGTGAGCAGATACTTATTCCTGTAACCATAATTCGCCCTTGCCAGAAATGATCTTAAGGCAGTACGGTAGGAAGAAGAAAACGGGGTTTGAGAAATTATACCGGAAGAAAGATCATTATAGGTCGTTTCATCTGTGGCAAAACCTGCGGCTCCGGCAATGGCACCTTTAGTTACCGCAGATTCCTGTGTATAACCAAGCAGCACATTAATATTATGTTTGTTATCAATCAGTCTGGTGTAATTCAGCGTATTTTCGTTCAGCCAGCGGGTAGTAAATAAAGTACCTACCTGTGCCAGACCGGAAGTACCTGTCCCTTCATAAACTGTTGAAGGCAGATAGCGGTTCTGCTTGTTATCTACCAGCAGCACTCCTGCAGAAACTTTGGCCTGCAAACCATCAATAATCCGGTAATCTGCCGACGCATTTCCCAGCACCAGATTTGTCCGGGTTTCGTTCAGCTGATTGTATAAAGTATTGATAGGATTCCCATAAGTCCCTTCAAAAGGGCTTTTTAAATAAAAGGAACCATCTGCATTATAAATGGGCACAGCAGGTGTCATCAATAATAAATTAGGCACCACAGATTGCGGCGCTACCTGTGCTTTTGAGCTGCTGCCAGCAATATAAGACACGATTTTCAGCCGTTCATTATACTGATGTTCTACATTTAAACGTCCGGAATATCGGGTAAAATCAGTATGCTGCAATACTCCGTCCTGCTTGAAATAATTGCCTGAGATCGCAAATTTTGTCTTTTCTGTACCTGTTAAAATGGACAGGTTATGACTCTGAACCGCAGCCTTGCGGAAAGCTGCTGCCTGCCAGTCGGTTCCGGTTCCTAAAGCCTCTATTTGTGCAGGCGTATAATATGGAGCCCTTCCTGCATTAACCAGAGCATCGTTCCTCAGTTGCCCCCATTCCGCTGCGTTTAGTAAAGGGATAGTTTTCACAACCTGCTGCGAACCATAATAACTGTCAAAGTTTACCGAAGATTTCCCGGCAGTTCCTTTTTTAGTATTGATAATGATTACCCCGTTCGCTCCTCTTGAACCATAAATAGCTGTTGAAGAAGCGTCTTTTAACACATCTATCGATTCAATATCACCGGGATTTATAGCAGAAAGCAGGTTTATTTTAGGGCCGCTGGTTACCCCGGCATCAGCCAGTTTTTCATCATTGTAAAACGGAAAACCATCAATGACGTAAAGTGGCTGTGAACCGGCAGTCAGAGACGCTGTTCCTCTTACCTGTACACTTACCCCACCACCAGGCTGCCCTGTTGACTGCGTAACCTGCACTCCTGGAATTGATCCCTGAAGCAAGCGTTCCGGAGAACTTACCGGCTGGCCTTTGACTTCTTCCAGTTTGATAGAAGCAACAGAACCGGTAATATCTTTCCGCCGCTGCGTTCCATATCCAACTACTACAACGTCATTCAGATTATTGGTTGCTTCTTTCAATAAAATCTCCACCGGACTACCGTCAACGCTCAGTTCTGATTTTTCATAACCAATAAAGCTAATGATCAGTGTATAAGGAAACTTCTGTCCTGTTTTGAAATTGAATCTGCCTTTATCGTCGGTTGCGACCTTATGGGTAGTCCCTTTAATCTGAACCAGCACACCAGGCAAAGCCTCTTTGGTTTTTTCATCCAGTACCCGCCCTGTCAATGTTGAATTAATCAGTGGCTGATGGTCCTGTGCCAAAGTAAACAGCGGGAATAACGCTATCAAACTGACTATCAAAACAAAGTAGACAGTATAAATCAGCTTTTGAAGTGTAAAAACGACAGTGGTACTGATTACCGTATAGTTTAAAGCCGGGACATAACTCTCCCCGGCTTTAGCAAAATTTTGCATATTTTATGGTTTAAAAAAATGACACGATATAAGCAGGTCCAACGCCAATTGATTTCCTGTACTTATTAAATTACCCTCCGGGAGTAGCTAAAAATCTCCCCCTTTAATCAGCTTTGCCTGGCAAAAAGATTAAAATTTATCTTTTGATTTTCTGGTATAAACAATTCATATTTTTTGAATAATGAGGTGCGATATCCGGATAGTATCCGATTAAAAATGTGTTCCTGCCTGCAAGGCTACTTCTTTTAAAATCTGCTGTTCTTCTTCTTTTAAAGCCAGTTGTTCCTGTTCCTTTAGAATCTGCTGTTCCTCTTCCCGGTGTGCACTGATCAGCTCCTTTTCTGCCAGTAACCGGCTCAATCCATTTTCCTGCGGGACAACCACATCTGGTTTAACCATTGGACCATCAGCTGCCAGTTCGCTTCCTGCTACATTAGATTTAAAAATGGGCCATAATAACTGTGCATACCATGGATCTTCCTCATAATGTGAAATACCATATACTGCCGGATATTGCCTGGATAGATGAGCAGTTCCAAAAATGATATCCCATAAAAAGAACATATTTCCAAAATTGCCTTTATAATAGCCCACACCATCATCGGTAGTTGCCGCATGATGGGCATGATGGGTTGCAGGCGTAGAAATCAGCCGCTCCAATACCCAGGCAACAGGATGTAATATTTTGTATTTATAAAATGGTTTATCCCATGGAATACTGGAATGCGCCAGTGTGGTAATCGTACTTTTAATAGCCCCTACCACAATTCTCGGTGCTCCAAGCCCCAGATAAACCAGAATAGTAGTTACATAGGTTTGAGAAAAGAACAGCGTATAAATTGCATTCTGTCTGCTTGCCATGGCCATTCCCATATAGGGAGCTGAATGATGCGTCCGGTGAAAACGCCATAACCATGGTACTTCATGATGCAAACGATGATACCAGTATTGTGTCAGATCATCTGCAATGGCAATAATTAATACGCCCCAGCCAAAAGAGACCCAGTCAAACTGATTTCTGAATGCCGGAATTACAGCTGGCAGCAACTGAAGTCCAAAAAAGGCAATAGCAGGTCTGATTACCAGTTTAGGCAAGACAAAACAGGCAATATCAACCAGCTTCTCGTTTTTAGTCCAGCGCTTTTTGTACAATCCGAAAGAAAATTCCAGTATCCCCAGAACGAGTACCAGTACACTTAGTCCGTAACCATTCAGGTTCTCGATGACTTGTTGAATAATTTTAATCATTGTTTATGGTTTAGGTGGTTGATTATTGAGGAGTTGAAATCAGGCTGGTTTTAGGATTTTTCTTTAACCAGGGTCGCTGCCCCGTAAAATAAAAGGTTAAAAACATTAGTAAAATGGGCAATGCGTAGATAAACAGACTCAGGATTACATTCTTAATGATCCTTTTCTTTACAGCTTCTTCTATTTTCATGTGTATCTTTTGTTTTTTTATTTAAAATGGATAGTAGTTGGTGGTGACGAAGGATCGTCTGATAAAACTTTCTGGATGAGCCACAGCCCTCCCAGCAGAATGACGAGCGGAACTGTAGCTACTATAATTCCAACTACGATCTTCTTTCCAATTAATTGCAGATCTGAAATAGTCATATGATGAGGTTTTAGGTGCGAAATCAATCATCATGCGTTCAACCTGACGGGCAGAACTATAACTTAAGAAGGAAATAGAAAGGGCATAGAATTCCCCGGCCGGCTCTGAAAGAGATAACATGATGATTTTTCTTTAAATGACAAGATTTGAACAGTACCAACGCCAATTGAAATCTGTTCTTTTTTATTAGAAAGGCAATGATTTAAGAGATCAGCCTTTTGTCTATCGGGATAGAATCGTTAGCAACAACAACAATAGAAATCTGCATGATGAAAAAACACTAGATTTTCATTCGCAAAATTCCGTTTTAAACCGGTATGTAATTTTAATTTTAACATTGGTTATGTGCTGTTTTGTAGACCGTTAGTACAAATATATAATATGGTTTTCATAAATACAATTAAATCTACAAATTTAGTAGATTATATTAATGAATGTACGAATTCACATTCCTTATCCTATTTTCTTTATCTTTATCAAAGGTTTAAATGACAAGATTGAATCAGGTCCAACGCCAAATTTCTCCTGGTTCAGTTATTAGCCCCTGGGGGCCGTGCGGAAATCATGATTAATTTTCTGAATCCCGGACAGCCCCCTGTTTATGATGCTTTCTTTCTCTGCGAACTGCATTACTTTGATTAATGGCAGTTAATCCTTCAATAAGCCTGAAATCATTCTTCTTTAGCATATAGCACCACAACATTATAAATAATACTACAACATTGAAAATCTGCTTGTACCCGCTAAGTTTCCGGTACAAAATCAGTTCAGAAAACGGCCAGAAAAGGGCCGAAATTATACTTTTGTAAATGACTGATAATAAGGGTTGTACAACCACTTTGTTCAGACATCATTCAGACAACATTCAGAGGTTATACAGACAAGGTTCAGCTCCCTTCGAATAACAGCTGAATAAGCTCTTAATAATTTCTTATTTATACACTTATAACTATAATTCCAGAACACCTTTTCCCCTATATTGTAACACCAATCAGATCTATTATGGCAATTATACAGGAAGGCACCGTACTGGCAGGTATCAGAGGAAGAATCGGAAACGTGGTTATTTATACCTGGAAGAACAAGGTATGCGCCCGGTCATTACCTGCCAAACCCCGCAAAAAAAGGCCAAGAACTGTTCCACAGCAGGCTCAGGCTAATAAAATGAAAGTGTTAAGTCCGTTTTTAAATGCTGTTAAGCCCTTCTTAAGAACGGGTTTCAAACAAATAGCCGCAGGCAGGAACATTACGGCAAACAATGCAGCCAAATCTGCCAACCTGTTAACAGGTATAAAGGGTGAATTTCCTAACCAGGAGATCAGCTGGGACACTATTTTAGTCGCCGACGGGCCACTGCAAAAGCCAGAAAATGTAACCGTTCAGGTAGCAGAAAACGCCTTTCATTTCACCTGGAACAAGGATAAGACCGCAGAAAGCAATCCAAATGACAGAGCCATTATCCTGTTATACAGTAAAACCTACAGGCGCCCCCATATCAATTACAGTGGTGCCCGCAGAGACGAGTTAAAAGACACCTTTTACCTCGATCCTTTTTACCTGAAAAAGAATACCTATGAAGTATTTATAGCTTTTAAAGATGTCATGAGCGACGAAGTGTCCAAAAGCGTCTATTGCGGCAGATTTATAACTTAGATAAAAAAACCGCTAAATCTGCGAAAAAGCAGCTGGCACCAGCAGTGTTGAAGTAATCTTACTCACCAGTAAAGCATCGGCGTATCCTGGTACAGTACTTATCTTTTTCCATTCCGGGTCATTCACAAAACTTTTCCAATGTGCATCTTTAGCTGCCATGTCATCAAAAGTAAGCATATAGGTCAAATTTGGTCTTAATGGCCCGATTACGGTTTCTCCCCAAAATACAGGTTTAAAGCCCAGACGTTTGAAAATATCAATCTCCCCCTGATCATTAAACATCTCTATCTTCTTTTTCCCAGCTGCCTCACTTGCACTCTGATACTGACGGAGTTCAAAAATACGGGTCTTGTGATCAGGGGCTATCATCTTTGGGGAGTGTGCAAAAGCTTTCATGATCGAGCTTTCTATACGTTCATAAGCCGGTTCAGTTGCCGGAGCATGCAGATAAGCCTCTCCTTTTTGCTGATATACCCTATCATTTTCCAGTTTAGTCAGTACTTCGTTGAAATGCAAAAGACTATGATAGGCTATTAACACAAATAACCTGGTTTGTCCGGCAGGTTTTAATTCCGTAAATACACCAACATGCTGAACCTTTAACCGGTTATAGGCAGGAATAGCAGCTTTACTATAAAAATCTTCTACGATACCTTGCTGTACACTATTTTTCAGCGTATAAGTTCTTAATTCATAAAATTCGGCTGAGGTATCTGTAAACATTGCATTGCCGGCAACAGGACCAGCCATTGCAGCAGCACCAGTTATTAACGAGGTTTTGACAAAAGAGCGTCTTTTCATATCAGGAGTCTGGTTAAACTAATTTTTAATTAGCAATTACAGGATTAATATAGGTATTTATAATTATTACATCAAACCTGCTTCTTCTGCTGTAAAAATAAACGTTGCAAGAAACCCAGATTTGCAAAAAAGAGTTATTTTCCTTATAATTATTACCCGGATCAACTCACCTACTAAACTCATAATCAACATGCAACGCAGGAAATTCCTTCAATCTTCATTAGTGGCTACAGCTGGTATAGCCCTAAACGTAAACCCTGCAATTGCAGGGGATATGTATCCGGTACAAAAAGAAGTATACGAATGGCGCGAATATGAAATCCGCTTCGGTTCTGACCAGAGTCAGCTGGAAAATTATTTTAAAACCGCCCTTATTCCTGCATTGAATAAACAGGGTGTAAAAACAGTGGGTGTGTTTAAGGAATGGGCTCCATCAGAACCAGCTAAATTCTATTTACTGACACCCTATTCTTCTCTTGATAACTATCTTTCGGTAAATACAAAAGTAAAAGCTGATGCAGATTACATCAAAAACAGCGCAGCATATAACAGCTTACCAGCCGATAAACCAATATACAGCCGTTTTACCTCATCTTTGATGATTGCTTTTGATGGTTTTCCTAAAATAGTTCTCCCCTCAGGTGAATCACGGATCTTTGAATTAAGGACATATGAAGGCAACAGTGAAGATGCCGTAAGAAGAAAAATCAAAATGTTCCATGACGGGGAGTTTCCTATTTTCGAAAGGGCAAAACTGAATCCTGTGTTCTGTGGCGAAGTGATTGCCGGCGACAAATTACCCCGTCTTACTTATATGATCACCTGCAACAGCATGGATGAACGCAATAAAGGATGGTCTGCTTTTGTCGCTGACGCTGAGTGGAAAAGATTAGTATCCGACCCGCAATACGCCAATACC
This portion of the Pedobacter lusitanus genome encodes:
- a CDS encoding RagB/SusD family nutrient uptake outer membrane protein encodes the protein MMMKTNDKYFLLVLIAGIISSCAKLKENPDSFIPAQEYYKTKADAVNAVNAVYFLLNSGGTSVQTPYNTLFATGMDFMSDDLDPGPGATNPDVRSQAVLNHSSTGLRVLQLWQQHYAGIKKANIAIDKVPVIADPALTDELKKRLVGEAKLLRGLYYFNLVRLYGAVPLILHDQEGVTITDFAIEQTPVTGVYAQVEKDLSDAASALPDSYSGADLGRATAGAAKSLLAKVYLTQGKWTEAVLKAEEVTGPYPYSPGASPYKYELFADYSQVFLPAFKNGKEHILSAQFKSNSLGQGNNQAPRGARTGVPGMVGIYSDQVRFYTQGTDKNFSIYKLYSANDKRKKNGTFVTRFLGSDGKWYGDLVDKAIPGDSIPYLNKYWDPAQAANLSESAANVPVIRFAEVLLILAEAENEINGPSGKAYAAYNRVRERAGLTPFSTLTKNQFRDSLYLDRRLELVWENQRWFDLIREKDAAGKVILEDALRKVGKTNVSVPKHLLFPIPQQEIDLNSKLKQNAGW
- a CDS encoding SusC/RagA family TonB-linked outer membrane protein; its protein translation is MQNFAKAGESYVPALNYTVISTTVVFTLQKLIYTVYFVLIVSLIALFPLFTLAQDHQPLINSTLTGRVLDEKTKEALPGVLVQIKGTTHKVATDDKGRFNFKTGQKFPYTLIISFIGYEKSELSVDGSPVEILLKEATNNLNDVVVVGYGTQRRKDITGSVASIKLEEVKGQPVSSPERLLQGSIPGVQVTQSTGQPGGGVSVQVRGTASLTAGSQPLYVIDGFPFYNDEKLADAGVTSGPKINLLSAINPGDIESIDVLKDASSTAIYGSRGANGVIIINTKKGTAGKSSVNFDSYYGSQQVVKTIPLLNAAEWGQLRNDALVNAGRAPYYTPAQIEALGTGTDWQAAAFRKAAVQSHNLSILTGTEKTKFAISGNYFKQDGVLQHTDFTRYSGRLNVEHQYNERLKIVSYIAGSSSKAQVAPQSVVPNLLLMTPAVPIYNADGSFYLKSPFEGTYGNPINTLYNQLNETRTNLVLGNASADYRIIDGLQAKVSAGVLLVDNKQNRYLPSTVYEGTGTSGLAQVGTLFTTRWLNENTLNYTRLIDNKHNINVLLGYTQESAVTKGAIAGAAGFATDETTYNDLSSGIISQTPFSSSYRTALRSFLARANYGYRNKYLLTLTLRADGSSRFSDGHQWGTFPSAALAWNVIEEDFLKGNTAISNLKLRFSAGLTGNQEIPPYQSYSREAFYRYNFNGNNASGYAPGTNANRNLTWEKTAQYNLGVDLALFNNRINLVADVYYKKTTDLLYNITVPATSGLFDFSSLQSQIYQNIGAVQNKGFELGLNTKNLVGELKWSTSLIFALNRNKVLSLDNVSQLIPDSSLPSVAAVGYPIGSFIVYKTDGLIPAGTLPAQALTPSGNKTAGAQQYKDKNGDGKITQAGDRYIISNQPLFTGGITNNFSFSGFDLSVFFQTSYGNKLYNQNNGTLELGTGYTNAPRTLLNRYTATNTNTDVHNAYTDPAVTISDRFIEDASYLRLKNITFGYTLPHKLLNKAGIKSIRFYVSAQNLWTWTKYTGYDPEANYNGQSAINSGVDNGVYPNSKTIMGGAALSF
- a CDS encoding sterol desaturase family protein: MIKIIQQVIENLNGYGLSVLVLVLGILEFSFGLYKKRWTKNEKLVDIACFVLPKLVIRPAIAFFGLQLLPAVIPAFRNQFDWVSFGWGVLIIAIADDLTQYWYHRLHHEVPWLWRFHRTHHSAPYMGMAMASRQNAIYTLFFSQTYVTTILVYLGLGAPRIVVGAIKSTITTLAHSSIPWDKPFYKYKILHPVAWVLERLISTPATHHAHHAATTDDGVGYYKGNFGNMFFLWDIIFGTAHLSRQYPAVYGISHYEEDPWYAQLLWPIFKSNVAGSELAADGPMVKPDVVVPQENGLSRLLAEKELISAHREEEQQILKEQEQLALKEEEQQILKEVALQAGTHF
- a CDS encoding DUF6266 family protein, producing MAIIQEGTVLAGIRGRIGNVVIYTWKNKVCARSLPAKPRKKRPRTVPQQAQANKMKVLSPFLNAVKPFLRTGFKQIAAGRNITANNAAKSANLLTGIKGEFPNQEISWDTILVADGPLQKPENVTVQVAENAFHFTWNKDKTAESNPNDRAIILLYSKTYRRPHINYSGARRDELKDTFYLDPFYLKKNTYEVFIAFKDVMSDEVSKSVYCGRFIT
- a CDS encoding NIPSNAP family protein; protein product: MKRRSFVKTSLITGAAAMAGPVAGNAMFTDTSAEFYELRTYTLKNSVQQGIVEDFYSKAAIPAYNRLKVQHVGVFTELKPAGQTRLFVLIAYHSLLHFNEVLTKLENDRVYQQKGEAYLHAPATEPAYERIESSIMKAFAHSPKMIAPDHKTRIFELRQYQSASEAAGKKKIEMFNDQGEIDIFKRLGFKPVFWGETVIGPLRPNLTYMLTFDDMAAKDAHWKSFVNDPEWKKISTVPGYADALLVSKITSTLLVPAAFSQI
- a CDS encoding NIPSNAP family protein, encoding MQRRKFLQSSLVATAGIALNVNPAIAGDMYPVQKEVYEWREYEIRFGSDQSQLENYFKTALIPALNKQGVKTVGVFKEWAPSEPAKFYLLTPYSSLDNYLSVNTKVKADADYIKNSAAYNSLPADKPIYSRFTSSLMIAFDGFPKIVLPSGESRIFELRTYEGNSEDAVRRKIKMFHDGEFPIFERAKLNPVFCGEVIAGDKLPRLTYMITCNSMDERNKGWSAFVADAEWKRLVSDPQYANTISKISNTFLVPASYSQV